The following proteins are encoded in a genomic region of Phycisphaera sp.:
- the guaB gene encoding IMP dehydrogenase — MATHTIPPPASAPSQPTASTSTAPIGPAEKVVLDGITYDDVLLLPRASEVLPAQADTSSRLTRGIRIRVPIVSAPMDTVTEAPLAIALAHEGGIGIIHKNLSVEEQARQVTQVKRSANGVITDPITLGPADTVGRARELMAQFHVSGFPITEDGSKDLRSKGKILGILTRRDLKFVEDLSTPVSQVMTSDPLVTAPAGTTLQEAEGILNQNKVEKLILVEGDNHLAGLVTMRDIERLSRYPDASTDDKGRLLCGAAVGVLQYDRVAALIEAGVDVIVVDTAHGHSKNVLETVKKVKADYDIQVIAGNVATADGARDLAHAGADAVKVGIGPGSICTTRVVTGVGVPQVSAIFEGLRGVAEANPSDPVPVIADGGIRMSGDIAKAIAAGASTVMLGGLLAGLDESPGELVISGGRRYKSYRGMGSEGAMNRGSADRYGQADKYDQSGRPKQKFVPEGVEGLVPYRGPLAEFVYQLVGGLRAAMGYTGCPTIEDFKRDARFCRVTAASMVESHPHDIRITKESPNYTIEGRGEGH, encoded by the coding sequence ATGGCCACGCACACGATACCACCTCCCGCGTCCGCCCCCTCCCAGCCCACCGCCAGCACCTCGACCGCCCCCATCGGGCCGGCCGAGAAGGTTGTCCTGGACGGCATCACCTACGACGACGTCCTCCTGCTCCCCCGAGCCAGCGAGGTATTGCCCGCCCAGGCCGACACCTCAAGCCGCCTGACCCGGGGCATCCGCATCCGCGTGCCCATCGTCAGCGCCCCTATGGACACCGTCACCGAGGCCCCACTGGCCATCGCCCTGGCCCACGAGGGCGGCATCGGCATTATCCACAAGAACCTCTCCGTCGAAGAGCAGGCCCGCCAGGTCACCCAGGTCAAACGCTCGGCCAACGGCGTCATCACCGACCCCATCACCCTGGGCCCCGCCGACACCGTCGGCCGCGCCCGCGAGCTGATGGCTCAATTCCACGTCTCGGGCTTCCCCATCACCGAAGACGGCTCGAAGGACCTCCGCAGTAAGGGCAAGATCCTCGGCATCCTCACCCGCCGAGACCTCAAGTTCGTCGAGGACCTGTCCACCCCCGTCTCGCAGGTCATGACCAGCGACCCGCTGGTCACCGCCCCCGCCGGCACCACGCTGCAAGAGGCCGAGGGTATCCTCAACCAGAATAAGGTCGAGAAGCTCATCCTCGTCGAGGGCGACAACCACTTGGCCGGCCTGGTCACGATGCGTGACATCGAACGGCTCAGCCGCTACCCCGACGCCAGCACCGACGACAAAGGCCGCCTGCTCTGCGGCGCGGCCGTCGGCGTGCTGCAATACGACCGCGTCGCCGCACTCATCGAGGCCGGCGTCGACGTCATCGTCGTCGATACCGCCCACGGCCACAGCAAGAACGTCCTCGAGACCGTCAAGAAGGTCAAGGCCGACTACGACATCCAGGTCATCGCCGGCAACGTCGCCACCGCCGACGGAGCGCGAGACCTCGCCCACGCCGGTGCCGACGCCGTCAAGGTCGGCATCGGCCCGGGCAGCATCTGCACCACCCGCGTCGTCACCGGAGTGGGCGTTCCCCAGGTGTCGGCGATCTTCGAGGGGTTGCGTGGCGTTGCCGAGGCCAACCCGAGCGATCCGGTGCCTGTCATCGCCGACGGCGGCATCCGCATGTCGGGCGACATTGCAAAGGCCATCGCCGCCGGCGCCAGCACCGTCATGCTCGGCGGCCTGCTGGCCGGCCTTGACGAGAGCCCGGGCGAGCTCGTCATCTCCGGCGGTCGCCGCTACAAGAGTTACCGCGGCATGGGCTCCGAGGGCGCCATGAACCGCGGCAGCGCCGACCGCTACGGCCAAGCCGACAAGTACGACCAGTCGGGCCGCCCCAAGCAGAAGTTCGTCCCCGAGGGCGTCGAGGGCCTCGTCCCTTACCGCGGCCCCTTGGCCGAGTTCGTCTACCAGCTCGTCGGCGGCCTCCGCGCCGCCATGGGCTACACCGGCTGCCCCACCATCGAAGACTTCAAACGCGACGCCCGCTTCTGCCGCGTGACAGCCGCCAGCATGGTCGAGAGCCACCCCCACGACATTAGAATCACGAAGGAAAGCCCCAATTACACCATCGAGGGACGCGGCGAGGGGCACTGA
- the ruvX gene encoding Holliday junction resolvase RuvX produces the protein MAFTPRITRYIAIDLGDRRTGLAVGDTHTRVAAPWKTLEVPIEHEGGQKLIDAIERAIDRDYASSPSLELVVGLPLHLDGQESQRSELARAFADRLAKHFGKPVHLADERLTSKQADWAMGGSGLTHLQKKRRRDSIAAAALLQAFLNTLPAEGNDDDAHPNNEDG, from the coding sequence ATGGCCTTCACCCCACGCATCACCCGCTACATCGCCATCGACCTGGGCGATCGCCGCACGGGCCTGGCCGTCGGCGATACCCACACCCGCGTCGCCGCCCCGTGGAAGACGCTCGAGGTCCCCATCGAGCACGAGGGCGGCCAGAAGCTCATCGACGCGATCGAGCGTGCCATCGACCGCGACTACGCCTCCAGCCCAAGCCTCGAACTGGTCGTCGGGCTTCCCCTGCACCTCGACGGCCAGGAGAGCCAACGCAGCGAGCTCGCCCGCGCCTTCGCCGACCGCCTCGCCAAACACTTCGGCAAGCCCGTCCACCTGGCCGACGAGCGTCTGACGAGCAAGCAAGCCGATTGGGCCATGGGCGGGTCAGGGTTGACCCACCTCCAAAAAAAGAGACGTCGCGACTCCATCGCCGCCGCCGCACTCCTCCAGGCGTTCCTCAACACCCTGCCCGCCGAAGGCAACGACGACGACGCGCATCCCAACAATGAAGACGGATAG
- a CDS encoding mannose-1-phosphate guanylyltransferase: protein MDEHRYAMVMAGGSGTRLWPMSRKERPKQLLRFLMEPGRDSPRSLIEVSAGRLDGLVPQENLLVCTLERYSDAVAGVLPQLGKGQILGEPVGRDTVNAVGLTAAVLASKDPEAAFCVMTADHVIEPVDHFQSIVRQGFELVEQHPRTLVTFAIEPTHPATGYGYVRRGEAIDGTNGLGFQVEKFVEKPDEGTAKAYLAEGVYGWNSGMFVWKASTFLDCLKSFLPASYDGLTEIARAWDTPDRSAVLHRVYPELEKKSVDYAIMEPATSHAAKNAIGGPIDVATLRMDVSWLDVGSWASYAGTVASDDANNRVAGIAEGTNAIAHDSKGNLIVNNEQGHSIALLGCEDLVVVHTKGATLIMPAAKAESLKDLHAALPNPLL, encoded by the coding sequence ATGGACGAACACCGCTACGCGATGGTCATGGCCGGCGGCTCGGGCACCCGCCTGTGGCCCATGAGCCGCAAGGAACGCCCCAAGCAGCTCCTGCGTTTCCTGATGGAGCCCGGACGCGACTCGCCGCGCAGCCTGATCGAGGTCTCCGCCGGCCGCCTCGACGGCCTGGTACCCCAAGAAAACCTGCTCGTCTGCACGCTCGAGCGATACTCGGATGCCGTCGCTGGGGTGCTGCCCCAACTCGGGAAGGGCCAGATCCTCGGCGAGCCCGTCGGCCGCGACACCGTGAACGCCGTCGGCCTCACCGCCGCCGTGCTAGCCAGCAAGGATCCCGAGGCCGCCTTCTGCGTCATGACCGCCGACCACGTCATCGAGCCGGTCGATCACTTCCAGAGCATCGTGCGCCAGGGATTCGAGCTCGTCGAACAACACCCGCGCACGCTCGTGACCTTCGCCATCGAGCCCACGCACCCCGCCACCGGCTACGGCTACGTCAGGCGCGGCGAAGCCATCGACGGCACCAACGGGCTTGGGTTCCAGGTCGAAAAGTTCGTCGAGAAACCCGACGAGGGTACGGCCAAGGCGTACCTGGCCGAGGGCGTCTACGGCTGGAACAGCGGCATGTTCGTGTGGAAGGCGTCGACCTTCTTGGATTGCCTGAAGAGCTTCTTGCCCGCCTCGTACGACGGCCTCACCGAGATCGCCCGGGCCTGGGACACGCCCGATCGCAGCGCCGTCCTGCACCGCGTCTACCCCGAGCTCGAAAAGAAGAGCGTCGACTACGCCATCATGGAGCCGGCGACCTCGCACGCGGCCAAGAACGCCATCGGTGGCCCCATCGACGTCGCCACCCTGCGCATGGACGTCTCCTGGCTCGACGTCGGCTCGTGGGCGAGCTACGCCGGAACAGTGGCCAGTGACGACGCGAACAACCGCGTGGCGGGCATCGCCGAAGGCACCAACGCCATCGCGCACGACAGCAAGGGCAACCTCATCGTCAACAACGAGCAGGGCCACAGCATCGCGCTGCTCGGCTGCGAGGACTTAGTCGTCGTCCACACCAAGGGCGCCACCCTCATCATGCCCGCCGCCAAGGCCGAGTCTCTCAAGGACCTCCACGCCGCACTGCCCAACCCGCTCCTTTGA